The genomic DNA tccctctttctctctctctttccctctctctctttgcagaaACTTGAAGACGTAGACCGGAAGGCACGGTGTCAGTTAGAGAATTTGGAGCggaggcaaaggctgctccagAGGCAGCTGGATCTGCTGCAGGGTGGCAACCCCTCGCCCGGGGACACCGAGCGGATACGCATGGACAGCGTGGGCTCCACCGTCTGCTCCGATCGCTCTGACTCCGACCAAGGTCAGCACTCCTACCCTCCAGCTTCACCGGTCTCCCGCTGAACTCACTGTACCGccactgacctgagatcagctGAATGAAAGCAGTCATTCAGGGCTccgtgtttctgtgtttgtcaataGATCTGTGTTCACTGCTCCAACACAGAATTGGTGAATGTGATCACTAATCTGATCCCTTAAGGAAGCTTAATTTGATCCCCATTGCCAATCATGTTGATTTGATACCGCTAAATGGTTATTAAAATGGGTGAAACATAGTAAATTGTGTAATTTGTTTCATTAGTTATAACTGTAATTGTGTAAGTTGGTTGGTAGAATCATTCTTGTCAGAGATAAACGTTCCCTGGCGGTCCGCATACGATTGTCGTCGTTACATGCTGAATTGGTATTTCACGATAAAAACAGTCTCTGACAAACCGATTCTTGTGCTAACGGATTCCAGCTGCTACCCGATACCTGAGTGACTGAGTCAaactctctttttgtttctctgctcCATAGAAGAGATCGAGGTGGACGTGGAAAGCACGGAGTTCTCCCATGGAGAGCTGGACAGCGTGAGCACAGCTAGCACCAGCGACCTGGACGACCACAGCAGCCTGCAGAGCGTGGCCAGCGACGAAGGCTACTCCAGCTGCAGCATCAAACTGGCCTTCTCCTCCTAGTGCCCCACCCCCATCTCTGCCCCGCCTCCAACCACCAGACCCCGCCCAAGGCAACCACTTAGCCCCACTCCCTCACTGAGAAACTTCCGCTCttagccccccaccccaccccaaacatgccccctcccacccccagcCTTTTGGAGGACCTCTTAGCtaagtgaggaaaaaaaaaaccctacacgTAACTCAGGTGACCAGAGCATGACCCATGGCCTAACACAGAACCGACCAATCACTTTACGAGATTTTATACCGCCGACGTTTGAAGGAAAGTGCCCGTCATCGTCGGTCTTCGTTGTATAGTATATAGGGGATTTCAAAAGGGGTTTTAACAGGGAGAAGC from Chanos chanos chromosome 8, fChaCha1.1, whole genome shotgun sequence includes the following:
- the mxi1 gene encoding max-interacting protein 1 isoform X2, which translates into the protein MTAVQLINIQRLLEAAEYLERRERECEHGYASTFPSIQNTNYQRQRKFRNKKYNSNHNRSTHNELEKNRRAHLRLCLERLKALIPLGPDCNRHTTLGLLNKAKAHIKKLEDVDRKARCQLENLERRQRLLQRQLDLLQGGNPSPGDTERIRMDSVGSTVCSDRSDSDQEEIEVDVESTEFSHGELDSVSTASTSDLDDHSSLQSVASDEGYSSCSIKLAFSS